The Spirochaetota bacterium genome contains a region encoding:
- a CDS encoding insulinase family protein translates to MVHKFTLPNGLTVLLEPIDNVVSVSCGLWIKVGSRHEKKGEMGYAHFIEHMLFKGTEKYSAKDIARLVDRVGGQHNAATNREYTCYYINVVSDYLELAVEILSDTYFNSTFDAEEIEKEKNVVIEEIRMYEDTPDEHIHDLFMDTMFYNSPLGHSILGNIDTISSINRESILAFYKHHYTDDSCLFVISGNFNVDEARRIIENYFCKDCTPKNKKNLIVSPYYERKIRQHLDKDLEQIHLCIGTDGLSKVDEDRWAYYVFNTILGGSMSSRLFQNIREKEGLCYSIYCFHSSFMDTGVFGIYCGTSPLQYNKLLKLVANECRQLLAQGISEDELADAKSYLVGNMALSLESTEVRMSHIAKNEIVFGQQLTFKEIVRNIQAVTLDDFMRVAHRILGNSRFTLVTIGRLPQNPIDSFHLEL, encoded by the coding sequence CACGAAAAAAAAGGTGAAATGGGCTATGCCCATTTCATTGAGCATATGCTATTTAAAGGCACTGAAAAATACAGTGCTAAAGATATAGCACGCCTGGTGGATAGAGTTGGTGGACAGCACAATGCTGCAACTAATAGGGAATATACTTGCTATTATATTAATGTTGTATCTGATTACCTGGAGCTTGCTGTAGAGATACTATCGGATACTTATTTTAATTCTACTTTTGATGCTGAGGAGATAGAAAAAGAAAAAAATGTGGTAATTGAAGAGATCCGCATGTATGAAGATACACCGGATGAGCACATACATGATCTTTTTATGGATACCATGTTTTATAACAGCCCTCTGGGACATTCAATACTGGGCAACATTGATACAATAAGCTCAATTAATCGTGAAAGCATTCTAGCATTTTATAAACACCATTACACTGATGATTCATGTCTTTTTGTTATTTCAGGAAACTTTAATGTTGATGAAGCCAGACGTATAATAGAGAATTATTTCTGCAAGGACTGTACACCAAAGAATAAAAAAAACCTGATTGTATCACCCTACTATGAGCGTAAAATAAGACAACACCTTGATAAAGACCTTGAGCAGATTCATCTGTGCATTGGCACTGATGGTTTGAGCAAAGTTGATGAGGATAGATGGGCGTACTATGTATTTAATACTATTCTGGGTGGAAGCATGTCATCTCGCCTTTTTCAGAATATCCGTGAAAAAGAAGGATTATGCTATAGCATATACTGCTTCCATTCCTCGTTCATGGATACCGGTGTATTTGGTATTTATTGCGGAACATCTCCTTTGCAGTACAACAAACTGCTGAAGTTAGTGGCAAATGAGTGCCGACAGCTCCTTGCTCAAGGGATTTCCGAAGATGAATTGGCTGATGCAAAGAGCTATCTTGTAGGGAATATGGCTTTAAGTTTAGAGAGCACTGAAGTGCGAATGAGCCATATTGCAAAAAATGAGATTGTGTTTGGTCAGCAATTAACATTCAAGGAAATAGTTCGAAATATTCAGGCGGTTACTCTGGATGATTTCATGCGGGTTGCTCATAGGATTTTAGGTAATTCGCGATTTACCCTAGTTACAATTGGCAGACTACCACAGAATCCTATTGATTCATTTCATCTTGAATTATAA
- a CDS encoding nucleotidyltransferase domain-containing protein, with the protein MPQSPTYILDEIINKKKEQRERIRCDLLLKLDTALSELQLIIDFTEAYIFGSITRPYAFKESSDIDIGFLGLNDKDFFKAMSFLSSQLGYEVDVVQIEKHRLGPIILKEGIQWKKKG; encoded by the coding sequence ATGCCACAATCACCCACATACATTTTAGATGAAATAATAAATAAAAAAAAAGAACAACGTGAGCGTATCCGTTGTGATTTACTATTAAAGCTTGATACTGCTCTTTCCGAGTTGCAGTTGATTATTGATTTTACAGAAGCATATATTTTTGGTTCAATTACAAGGCCGTATGCATTCAAAGAAAGCTCGGATATTGATATAGGTTTTTTAGGTCTTAATGATAAAGATTTTTTTAAAGCAATGTCATTTTTATCTTCGCAACTTGGGTATGAAGTAGATGTGGTACAGATAGAGAAACACAGGTTAGGACCAATAATACTAAAAGAGGGCATTCAATGGAAAAAGAAAGGTTAA
- a CDS encoding winged helix-turn-helix domain-containing protein yields MLDALITSKTRLKILLKFFINPSTKGYLRELAAQMNESTNAVRVELDRLVEAGYLERSATGNKVFYNANTKHPLYKDIHNVVKKFLGIDVLIDSVLAKLGKVHEAYVVGDYAKGIDSGIIDVVIIGAVDYSYLAQLIQKAEGIIKRKIRPLVLSPKEKAKYKDKINLEHALLVWHNGK; encoded by the coding sequence ATGTTAGATGCACTGATTACATCAAAAACACGGCTGAAGATATTGCTAAAATTTTTTATTAACCCTTCAACAAAAGGGTATCTTCGCGAGCTTGCTGCGCAGATGAATGAATCTACTAATGCAGTCAGAGTGGAGCTTGATCGCCTTGTTGAAGCAGGTTATCTGGAGCGCAGTGCAACCGGCAATAAAGTATTCTATAATGCTAATACAAAACACCCTCTGTATAAAGACATTCACAATGTAGTAAAGAAGTTTTTAGGTATTGATGTGCTCATAGACAGTGTGCTTGCAAAATTAGGCAAGGTCCACGAAGCGTATGTAGTTGGTGATTACGCTAAGGGCATTGACAGCGGCATTATAGATGTAGTAATTATTGGTGCAGTTGATTACTCTTATCTTGCGCAACTCATTCAGAAAGCAGAGGGGATAATTAAGCGCAAGATACGACCGCTGGTGCTGTCGCCAAAAGAAAAAGCCAAATATAAAGATAAAATTAACCTGGAACATGCACTACTGGTGTGGCACAATGGCAAGTAA